The following are encoded together in the Bacteroidota bacterium genome:
- the kdsA gene encoding 3-deoxy-8-phosphooctulonate synthase translates to MTPNIPGIAHGDSSNFFLLAGPCAAESRELMMQVAEQLVKVTDKLKIPYIFKASYKKANRTRLDSFTGVGDEKALQWLADVRKEFGIPVVTDIHSDLEAEMAAEYADVLQIPAFLFRQTELLVAAAKTGKFINIKKGQFAGPNAMQHAAQKVKDCGNSHIMLTERGTFFGYSDLVVDFRSIPAMQAFGSPVVMDVTHSLQQPNTSSGVTGGLPHLIGKMGNAAIAMGVDGIFMETHPEPSKALSDGANMLPLAQVEEKLTQWTRIRETILK, encoded by the coding sequence ATGACTCCAAACATTCCGGGCATCGCTCATGGCGACAGTTCAAATTTCTTTTTGCTTGCAGGACCTTGCGCAGCCGAAAGTCGCGAACTGATGATGCAAGTAGCTGAACAGCTTGTCAAAGTAACAGACAAACTCAAAATTCCTTATATATTTAAGGCATCCTACAAAAAAGCCAACCGCACACGCTTGGACTCTTTTACAGGCGTGGGTGATGAAAAAGCACTCCAATGGCTGGCTGATGTCCGCAAAGAATTTGGCATTCCTGTGGTTACTGATATCCATTCAGATCTTGAGGCAGAGATGGCGGCTGAATATGCAGATGTGCTGCAAATCCCTGCATTTTTGTTCAGGCAAACCGAATTGCTTGTAGCAGCAGCCAAAACAGGCAAATTTATCAATATCAAAAAAGGTCAATTTGCAGGTCCCAACGCCATGCAACATGCGGCTCAGAAAGTCAAAGACTGCGGCAACTCTCATATTATGCTCACAGAACGCGGCACATTCTTTGGTTATTCAGACCTCGTAGTGGATTTCAGAAGCATACCTGCAATGCAAGCGTTTGGCAGTCCGGTTGTAATGGATGTAACCCATTCATTGCAACAACCCAACACGAGTTCGGGCGTAACGGGCGGTTTGCCACATTTAATCGGAAAAATGGGAAATGCGGCTATTGCTATGGGAGTGGACGGTATTTTTATGGAAACCCACCCTGAACCGAGCAAAGCACTCTCTGACGGAGCCAATATGTTACCCTTGGCACAAGTTGAAGAGAAACTCACCCAATGGACAAGAATTCGCGAGACTATTTTGAAATGA
- a CDS encoding ABC transporter ATP-binding protein, whose product MIKAEGIQKNFGRLQVLKGIDLEIGKGEIVTIVGDSGAGKTTLLHILGTLDKPDSGRLEINGNRIDTLRSNALSKFRNKNIGFVFQFHHLLPEFTALENVCIPAWIAKENKKSAMQRAKELLDLLKLSERFEHKPSQLSGGEQQRVAVARALINNPAVIFADEPSGNLDSKNAEDLHKLFFDLRQSYNQTFVIVTHNKELANQSDRTLTIKDGLIL is encoded by the coding sequence ATGATTAAAGCAGAAGGCATACAAAAAAATTTCGGACGTTTGCAGGTACTCAAAGGTATAGACCTTGAGATTGGCAAAGGAGAGATTGTTACCATTGTAGGGGATTCGGGTGCAGGCAAAACCACCTTACTGCACATTTTAGGAACATTGGACAAACCAGACTCCGGACGATTGGAAATCAATGGAAATCGAATTGACACTTTGCGTTCTAACGCTTTGTCAAAATTCAGAAACAAAAACATAGGCTTTGTATTTCAGTTTCACCATTTATTGCCTGAGTTTACTGCTCTCGAAAACGTATGTATTCCGGCTTGGATAGCCAAAGAGAATAAAAAAAGTGCCATGCAAAGAGCCAAAGAATTATTGGACTTGCTAAAACTCTCCGAACGCTTTGAACACAAGCCTTCGCAACTGTCGGGGGGAGAGCAACAAAGAGTAGCAGTAGCAAGGGCTTTAATCAATAATCCGGCAGTAATTTTTGCAGATGAGCCGAGCGGAAATTTAGACTCAAAAAATGCTGAAGATCTGCACAAATTGTTTTTTGATTTAAGACAAAGCTACAATCAAACCTTTGTGATTGTTACCCACAACAAGGAATTGGCTAACCAAAGCGACCGAACATTGACCATCAAAGACGGATTAATTTTATAA
- a CDS encoding thiol-disulfide oxidoreductase DCC family protein, whose amino-acid sequence MPSTTVPILQSNIIVFFDGVCNLCNSAVQFIIKRDKKNIFLFSALQSQATEQLLQQQGIKLNNTKQPESIIVLTNGKCYDKSSAALIIAKHLGLFWSLMQVFWIIPKPLRDAVYMFISRNRYKWFGKQESCMIPTPELKAKFIA is encoded by the coding sequence ATGCCCTCCACAACTGTACCCATATTACAATCTAACATTATCGTCTTCTTTGATGGCGTTTGTAATCTGTGCAATAGCGCTGTACAGTTCATCATTAAACGCGACAAAAAAAATATCTTTCTTTTTTCGGCACTCCAATCACAGGCTACAGAACAACTTTTACAACAACAAGGAATTAAGTTAAACAATACAAAGCAACCGGAATCTATCATTGTGCTGACCAATGGCAAATGTTATGACAAAAGTTCGGCTGCTCTTATCATAGCCAAACATCTGGGCTTATTTTGGTCTTTAATGCAAGTTTTTTGGATAATTCCCAAACCGCTTAGAGACGCAGTTTATATGTTTATTTCCAGAAACCGATACAAATGGTTTGGCAAACAAGAAAGCTGCATGATTCCCACCCCTGAACTCAAAGCAAAATTTATTGCATGA
- a CDS encoding RNA methyltransferase: MNLITSKDNPLFKKILKLDKSRERRESGLFVIEGKKELLMAVANGYVITDVVLAETTVLTESEQKQLANIPNQQRFSNSLFSKLTYRNELSSCLAIAKIPHHDLDKIKLSKNALVIVLESVEKPGNLGAILRTADACAADAVIVCEEKSDFYNPNVIRSSVGTIFSVNKASADKEQVRKWMKDKHLHVFTTFIENALPYHQADFYSSCAIVLGTEATGLTDFWRHKDYQNIVVPMQGQNDSLNVSVAAAIMMFEARKQKG; the protein is encoded by the coding sequence ATGAACCTGATTACCAGCAAAGACAATCCATTGTTCAAGAAGATTCTCAAACTTGATAAGTCAAGAGAGCGTAGAGAAAGTGGGTTGTTTGTAATAGAAGGAAAGAAAGAACTGTTAATGGCAGTTGCAAACGGATATGTGATTACAGATGTAGTGTTAGCAGAAACCACAGTACTTACAGAATCCGAGCAAAAACAATTAGCTAACATTCCCAATCAACAAAGGTTCAGCAATTCACTTTTCAGTAAATTAACCTACCGCAATGAGCTATCATCTTGCTTGGCAATAGCCAAAATACCCCATCATGATTTAGACAAAATTAAACTATCCAAAAACGCACTTGTGATAGTGCTCGAAAGCGTTGAAAAACCAGGAAATTTGGGCGCTATCCTTCGCACTGCCGATGCTTGTGCTGCAGACGCTGTCATTGTTTGTGAAGAGAAATCAGATTTTTACAATCCTAATGTAATTCGCTCCAGCGTAGGAACAATATTCTCTGTAAACAAAGCTTCAGCAGACAAAGAACAAGTCCGCAAGTGGATGAAAGATAAGCATCTCCACGTGTTTACTACTTTTATTGAAAATGCCCTACCCTATCATCAGGCTGACTTCTACTCATCTTGCGCCATCGTATTAGGCACAGAAGCAACGGGACTAACCGATTTCTGGCGACACAAGGACTATCAAAACATTGTGGTTCCAATGCAAGGGCAAAACGACTCACTGAACGTGTCTGTGGCAGCCGCCATTATGATGTTTGAAGCAAGAAAACAAAAAGGATAG
- a CDS encoding T9SS type A sorting domain-containing protein, whose translation MKKSILNVVQFFAIGFLLNFSDVNAQCVYPVHNVVISNPGSNASWTSSGGQTTGGTRSKTIQIGTSPDIFMRITWIARSSSAVTVGNWDYTAGGYAASWQPVVTVPRSTSATDTAWAEFKVEFASRNGAGANSFNNNPYTFPCLAMTILDIDGSGNSTGTNAFKETVWVSAPSMPYGITGSAVTSGMIGNWIVNVSGYPVYNNIDSSIHAAQVQMNFVNVQNFDIRAGVIGTRSANATDRQNSFWFLPFGALTVPLPVSYVNQTLTATTNSIVYHWTTATENNNSHFEVQKSTDGVFWNTIGSKQGAGNSYENHSYEFIDNQPLPGYNLYRLKQVDIDGVYQYSEVQKYYWEGTDDNVLIYPNPSNGIVYISGMVQPDIKIFSLATTHIVAESKQSQQIDISNLPNGVYYIELSNGLGSDRIVREKIIKQ comes from the coding sequence ATGAAAAAATCAATTTTAAATGTAGTTCAATTTTTTGCAATAGGATTTTTATTGAATTTTTCGGATGTAAATGCACAATGTGTTTATCCGGTTCACAATGTTGTAATTTCAAATCCCGGTTCTAATGCGAGTTGGACTTCTTCGGGTGGTCAAACGACCGGTGGCACTCGTTCTAAAACAATACAAATAGGAACTTCACCTGATATTTTTATGAGAATAACTTGGATTGCACGTTCTAGTTCTGCAGTTACTGTCGGCAATTGGGATTATACTGCCGGTGGCTATGCTGCATCTTGGCAACCTGTCGTTACAGTGCCCAGGTCAACCTCTGCTACCGACACCGCTTGGGCTGAATTTAAAGTAGAGTTTGCATCCCGCAACGGAGCAGGGGCAAATAGTTTCAATAATAATCCCTACACTTTCCCTTGTTTGGCTATGACCATTCTTGATATAGATGGAAGCGGAAATTCTACCGGAACAAATGCTTTTAAAGAAACAGTTTGGGTGTCTGCTCCTTCAATGCCTTATGGGATAACTGGTTCAGCAGTAACTTCCGGTATGATTGGCAATTGGATAGTGAATGTGAGCGGGTATCCTGTTTACAATAACATTGATTCTTCTATTCATGCGGCACAAGTACAGATGAACTTTGTCAATGTTCAAAATTTTGATATACGAGCAGGTGTCATTGGTACACGTAGCGCCAACGCTACAGACCGTCAGAATTCTTTTTGGTTTCTGCCTTTTGGCGCACTTACGGTTCCTTTGCCTGTAAGCTATGTTAACCAAACTCTTACTGCTACTACAAACAGCATTGTGTATCATTGGACGACTGCTACCGAAAACAATAACAGCCACTTTGAAGTACAAAAAAGTACAGACGGGGTGTTTTGGAATACCATCGGAAGTAAGCAGGGAGCAGGAAACAGCTATGAGAATCATTCTTATGAGTTTATTGATAATCAACCTCTGCCCGGATATAATTTATATAGATTAAAACAAGTCGATATAGATGGTGTGTATCAATACAGCGAGGTTCAGAAATACTATTGGGAAGGTACTGATGATAATGTACTTATTTATCCTAATCCCTCTAATGGTATCGTGTATATTTCCGGAATGGTGCAACCTGATATAAAGATTTTTTCTTTAGCTACCACTCATATTGTGGCAGAGAGTAAACAGTCTCAACAGATTGACATAAGCAATTTGCCTAACGGGGTTTACTACATAGAGTTATCCAATGGTTTAGGCTCTGACAGAATAGTCAGAGAGAAAATTATTAAGCAATAA
- a CDS encoding HNH endonuclease, whose product MQELLQKYLKAFKKLRIDRAHGVAPHKPILLISVLQTFQNGINNNQRIYITPELVALFKSNWNSLGTSNHDCRFALPFYHLTSDKFWKLIPNPGFENILLLSASMRSFSNLNAAVNCAVIDEELHELIIDKKCNEILMQFLLDDYFPNSKGNFNNSTGCQQNLFDDIENKILKEPPEEYRQEIKKLLEQKDDEEIFLRGSLFKREIPKIYNNTCCVSGMKIDATINVSMIDACHIVPFSISYDDSVTNGIALCPNLHRAFDRGLIAIDDDYRVVVSKSFKEVETSYNIRAFEGKEIQLPRMKSYYPLSENFGWHRKNVFK is encoded by the coding sequence GTGCAAGAGCTTTTACAGAAATATCTCAAAGCATTTAAAAAGCTAAGAATAGACAGGGCTCATGGCGTTGCTCCACACAAACCTATTTTGCTGATATCTGTATTACAAACTTTTCAAAACGGAATTAACAACAACCAAAGAATTTACATCACTCCTGAGTTAGTAGCTCTTTTCAAATCAAATTGGAATTCTCTTGGTACTTCAAATCACGATTGCAGATTTGCCTTACCCTTCTATCATTTAACCAGCGATAAATTTTGGAAACTTATTCCAAATCCAGGCTTTGAAAATATTCTTCTACTATCAGCATCCATGCGAAGTTTTTCCAACCTAAACGCTGCCGTTAATTGTGCAGTAATAGATGAAGAATTACATGAATTGATAATAGACAAGAAGTGTAATGAAATTTTGATGCAGTTTTTATTGGACGATTATTTCCCAAATAGTAAAGGTAATTTCAATAATTCAACTGGTTGTCAACAAAATTTATTTGATGACATAGAAAATAAAATCCTCAAAGAACCACCAGAAGAGTATCGCCAGGAAATCAAAAAACTGCTTGAACAAAAAGACGATGAAGAAATTTTCCTTCGAGGAAGTTTATTCAAGAGAGAGATTCCAAAAATTTACAACAATACTTGTTGCGTATCAGGGATGAAGATTGATGCAACAATAAATGTATCCATGATTGATGCCTGCCACATTGTGCCCTTTAGTATAAGCTATGATGATTCTGTAACGAATGGCATTGCTTTATGCCCGAATTTACACAGGGCTTTTGATAGAGGATTGATTGCCATTGATGACGATTATCGGGTGGTTGTTTCAAAAAGTTTTAAAGAAGTTGAAACGAGCTATAACATAAGGGCGTTTGAGGGGAAAGAAATACAGTTGCCGAGAATGAAAAGTTATTATCCTTTGAGCGAGAATTTTGGATGGCATAGGAAAAATGTGTTTAAATGA
- a CDS encoding RecQ family ATP-dependent DNA helicase — protein MNSIAFIDTEVEPKSRKILDIGSVKGDGSSFHKTSVAEFILFLNGTQFICGHNIFNHDIKYIGKALNDAGVNSANIIDTLFLSPLIFPTKPYHALLKDDKLQSEDSNNPLNDSIKARDLFNDEVAAFRQTDETLKQIFYLLLKDKKEFHSFFRFIAYTGVSTEIEQLIRQKFKNEICEQADLKKIISEYPIELAYCLSLVDSFIQHKKIHSITPPWVLKNYPEVERIMFRLRNKPCVSGCVYCDNALNIHKGLKRLFGFDSFRTYGGEPLQEKAVKAAVDNKSILAVFPTGGGKSITFQVPSLMSGECSKGLTVVISPLQSLMKDQVDNLEKVGITDAVTINGLLDPIERAKSFERVEDGSASILYISPESLRSRTIERLILGRKIVRFVIDEAHCFSSWGQDFRVDYLYIGDFIKQIQEKKNLEDGIPVSCFTATAKQKVIEDIRDYFKEKLSLDLELFTSKASRTNLQYKVFEKGDEETKYQQARDLIVEKNCPTIIYVSRTRKADLLAERLSKDGFSARPYHGKMDKQEKSENQDLFINGDTQIMVATSAFGMGVDKKDVGMVIHYEISDSLENYIQEAGRAGRDENITADCFVLFNEEDLSKHFILLNQTKLSIKEIQQIWKAIKEITKFRSTVSNSALEIARKAGWDDNVVEIETRVTTAIAALEDAGYLKRGQNMPRVFANSILSKNAQEAIDKINGSERFEEKQKEKGIRIIKKLFSSKSRKQANDEAAESRIDYISDHLGIVKEEVINIVNLLREEKILADAKDLTAFIKKGENRNRSLNIVETFSKIENFLLPVFKEQEKTFHIKELNEEAEANGCEDVNTNKLKTIINFWAIKNWIKRQNLEYSKNNVVVLCLHPKETLREKLDKRHELAKFIVEHLYEKSKLNVSEDDKDKEEVLVEFSVHELKEEFERKPKLFEIKITLDDVEDTLFYLSRIDAIKIEGGFLVVYNKLTIERVEQDNYKKYTKEDYRKLNQFYENKVQQIHIVGEYAKKMIDNYKDALQFVEDYFQLNYCSFLKKYFPGSKVDTLKLKMTPGKFKQLFGDLSPTQLKIINDNESKNIVVAAGPGSGKTRVLVHKLASLLLMEDVKHEQLLMVTFSRAAATEFKKRLLKLIGNVANYIEIKTFHSYCFDLLGKVGSLEKSNVILKKTIEKIKNKEVEANRITKTVLVIDEAQDMDEDEYNLINALMEQNEEMRVIAVGDDDQNIYEFRGASAKYLEHFIHVSKAVKHELVENYRSKNNLVEFTNQFVKRIRHRLKDTPIIPKQADNGKIKLVRYQSGNLITPIVHDILTTGLTGTTCVLTKTNEEALQITGLLLKHDMQAKLIQTNDGFSLYNLSEVRFFLSQLNLADDVFIISDDVWANAKRELIDKFRNSTKLEVCNNIIKDFEATNPKKKYKSDLEVFIRESKLEDFFNENGETIFVSTIHKAKGKEFDNVFLMLENFNPATDEAKRLLYVAMTRAKQNLTVHINSNFLDNLSVENIERIDDREIYLPPNEIAMHLTYTDVWLDYFINKQHLISQLTSGDTLTLNGEECLNLKGQSVLKFSQKFVSQIESKKAENYCLKSAKVNFIVYWKKEDTEQEVKIILPELYFERKSKE, from the coding sequence ATGAACTCAATAGCATTCATTGATACGGAAGTTGAGCCAAAGAGCCGAAAGATTCTTGACATCGGAAGTGTCAAGGGTGATGGAAGTTCTTTTCATAAAACTTCGGTTGCTGAATTCATATTGTTTCTGAACGGAACACAATTCATTTGCGGACACAACATTTTCAACCACGACATAAAATATATCGGCAAAGCACTCAATGATGCGGGAGTAAATTCTGCAAACATCATTGACACTTTATTTCTCTCTCCCCTGATATTTCCGACAAAGCCATATCATGCTTTGTTGAAAGATGACAAACTTCAATCAGAGGATTCTAACAATCCTTTGAATGATTCTATTAAAGCAAGAGATTTGTTCAATGACGAAGTTGCCGCCTTCAGGCAAACAGACGAAACACTGAAACAGATTTTCTATTTGCTTTTGAAAGACAAAAAGGAGTTCCACTCCTTTTTCCGTTTCATTGCATACACGGGAGTAAGCACAGAAATTGAACAACTGATTCGCCAAAAATTTAAAAATGAAATTTGCGAACAAGCTGACTTGAAGAAAATAATTTCCGAATACCCGATTGAACTTGCATACTGTTTATCGCTTGTAGATTCTTTCATTCAACACAAGAAAATACATTCCATCACACCGCCTTGGGTGCTGAAAAATTATCCTGAAGTTGAACGGATAATGTTTCGCTTGCGAAACAAACCTTGTGTAAGCGGTTGCGTGTATTGCGACAACGCATTAAACATTCACAAGGGATTGAAACGACTTTTCGGTTTTGATTCATTCAGAACCTACGGAGGTGAACCACTGCAAGAGAAAGCAGTCAAAGCAGCCGTTGACAACAAATCCATTCTTGCAGTTTTCCCGACAGGCGGAGGCAAGTCAATCACTTTTCAAGTTCCTTCATTGATGAGTGGAGAATGTTCAAAGGGTTTGACAGTTGTGATTTCTCCTTTGCAATCATTAATGAAAGACCAAGTTGACAATCTTGAAAAAGTTGGAATCACAGATGCGGTTACAATAAATGGTTTGCTTGACCCGATTGAAAGAGCAAAATCTTTTGAACGAGTTGAGGATGGTTCTGCTTCTATTCTTTACATCTCGCCTGAATCACTTCGTTCACGGACAATTGAGAGATTGATTTTGGGAAGAAAGATTGTTCGCTTTGTTATTGACGAAGCACATTGCTTTTCTTCGTGGGGACAGGATTTCCGTGTTGACTATTTATACATAGGTGATTTCATCAAGCAAATTCAGGAAAAGAAAAATCTTGAAGACGGAATTCCAGTTTCATGTTTCACAGCAACAGCTAAGCAAAAGGTTATTGAAGATATTCGGGACTACTTCAAAGAAAAACTTTCGCTTGACCTTGAACTGTTCACTTCAAAAGCATCAAGAACAAATCTTCAATACAAAGTTTTTGAAAAAGGAGACGAGGAAACAAAGTATCAGCAAGCAAGAGACCTGATTGTGGAAAAAAATTGCCCGACTATCATTTATGTTTCAAGAACACGAAAAGCCGATTTATTGGCAGAAAGGTTGTCCAAAGACGGTTTTAGTGCAAGACCTTATCACGGCAAAATGGATAAGCAGGAAAAATCTGAAAACCAAGATTTGTTTATCAATGGAGATACACAAATAATGGTGGCGACTTCTGCTTTCGGAATGGGAGTTGACAAGAAAGATGTTGGAATGGTGATTCACTATGAAATTTCCGATTCACTTGAAAACTATATTCAGGAAGCAGGAAGAGCTGGACGAGATGAAAATATAACAGCTGATTGCTTTGTGTTGTTTAACGAAGAAGATTTAAGCAAACACTTTATTCTTCTAAATCAAACTAAACTTTCAATTAAAGAAATTCAACAAATTTGGAAAGCAATAAAAGAGATTACAAAGTTCCGTTCAACAGTTTCAAACTCCGCTTTGGAGATTGCACGGAAAGCAGGTTGGGATGATAATGTTGTAGAGATTGAAACAAGAGTAACGACAGCGATTGCCGCTTTAGAAGATGCTGGTTATTTGAAGCGAGGACAAAACATGCCGAGAGTTTTCGCTAATAGTATTCTTTCAAAGAATGCACAAGAAGCCATTGACAAAATTAATGGTTCGGAACGATTTGAGGAAAAGCAAAAAGAAAAAGGAATCCGAATTATCAAGAAACTTTTTTCAAGTAAGAGCAGAAAGCAAGCAAACGATGAAGCAGCCGAATCAAGAATTGATTACATCAGCGACCATTTGGGAATTGTAAAAGAAGAAGTGATAAACATTGTGAATCTTCTTCGTGAGGAAAAGATTTTGGCTGATGCAAAGGACTTGACCGCTTTTATTAAGAAAGGAGAAAATAGAAACCGTTCTCTCAACATAGTTGAAACATTCAGTAAGATTGAAAATTTCTTGCTTCCAGTTTTTAAGGAACAGGAAAAGACATTTCACATCAAGGAACTTAACGAAGAAGCAGAGGCAAACGGTTGTGAAGATGTAAATACAAACAAGCTGAAAACCATTATCAACTTTTGGGCAATCAAGAATTGGATTAAGAGACAGAATCTTGAATACTCAAAAAATAATGTTGTGGTTCTTTGCCTGCATCCAAAAGAAACGCTGAGAGAAAAATTGGATAAGCGGCATGAGTTGGCAAAGTTCATAGTTGAACATCTCTATGAGAAAAGTAAACTGAATGTTTCAGAAGATGATAAAGACAAAGAGGAAGTATTGGTTGAGTTTTCAGTTCACGAATTGAAAGAGGAGTTTGAAAGGAAGCCGAAGTTGTTTGAAATAAAAATTACTCTTGACGATGTAGAAGACACTCTTTTCTACTTGTCAAGGATTGATGCCATAAAAATTGAAGGAGGATTTCTTGTTGTCTATAACAAACTGACCATTGAAAGAGTTGAGCAAGATAATTACAAAAAATACACAAAAGAAGATTATCGGAAGCTAAATCAGTTTTACGAAAACAAGGTTCAGCAAATTCATATTGTTGGCGAATATGCCAAGAAAATGATTGATAACTACAAGGACGCATTACAATTTGTGGAGGATTATTTTCAATTAAACTACTGTTCGTTTCTTAAAAAGTATTTCCCTGGAAGCAAAGTTGATACTCTAAAACTCAAAATGACTCCGGGAAAATTCAAACAACTTTTTGGAGATCTTTCTCCAACGCAGTTGAAAATTATAAACGACAATGAATCTAAAAACATTGTCGTAGCAGCTGGACCTGGAAGCGGTAAAACAAGAGTGTTGGTTCATAAATTGGCTTCATTGCTTTTGATGGAAGATGTAAAACATGAGCAGTTGCTCATGGTAACTTTCTCAAGGGCAGCAGCAACTGAATTTAAGAAGCGTTTGTTAAAGTTAATTGGCAATGTAGCAAACTACATTGAGATAAAAACCTTTCACTCCTACTGCTTTGATTTGTTAGGTAAGGTTGGAAGTTTGGAAAAGTCCAATGTGATTTTGAAAAAGACGATTGAAAAAATTAAAAACAAGGAAGTTGAAGCAAACCGAATTACCAAAACTGTTTTAGTGATTGATGAAGCACAAGACATGGATGAAGATGAATACAATCTGATAAACGCCTTGATGGAACAGAACGAAGAAATGAGAGTGATTGCAGTTGGTGATGATGACCAGAACATTTATGAATTCAGAGGAGCAAGTGCAAAATATCTTGAACATTTTATTCACGTGAGCAAAGCAGTCAAGCATGAATTGGTTGAGAACTACAGAAGCAAAAACAATCTTGTTGAATTCACGAATCAGTTTGTAAAAAGAATTCGTCATCGCTTAAAAGACACTCCAATCATTCCGAAGCAAGCCGACAACGGAAAAATAAAATTGGTTCGTTATCAAAGCGGCAATCTCATTACTCCGATTGTGCATGACATACTCACAACTGGACTTACAGGAACTACATGTGTGCTAACAAAGACGAATGAAGAAGCACTCCAAATCACTGGGCTCCTTTTAAAACATGACATGCAAGCGAAGTTGATTCAAACCAATGATGGTTTCAGTTTGTATAATCTTTCCGAAGTCAGATTCTTTTTAAGCCAATTGAATTTGGCTGACGATGTTTTCATAATCAGCGATGATGTTTGGGCAAATGCGAAGCGGGAATTGATAGACAAGTTTAGGAACAGCACCAAATTGGAAGTATGCAACAACATCATCAAAGATTTTGAAGCGACCAACCCAAAGAAGAAATACAAATCTGATTTGGAAGTTTTCATTCGTGAATCCAAGTTGGAAGATTTCTTCAATGAGAACGGAGAAACAATTTTTGTTTCAACCATTCACAAAGCAAAAGGGAAAGAGTTTGACAATGTTTTCCTGATGCTAGAAAACTTCAATCCTGCAACTGACGAAGCTAAACGGCTCTTGTATGTTGCAATGACAAGAGCAAAGCAGAATTTGACCGTTCACATTAATTCAAATTTCCTTGATAATCTCTCGGTAGAAAATATAGAGCGAATTGACGATAGAGAAATTTATTTACCGCCAAACGAAATAGCAATGCACTTGACATATACAGATGTTTGGCTTGATTACTTCATTAACAAACAACATTTAATTTCTCAACTAACAAGTGGAGATACTTTGACTTTGAACGGAGAAGAATGTTTGAATTTAAAAGGACAATCAGTTTTGAAATTCTCACAGAAGTTTGTAAGCCAAATTGAAAGTAAGAAAGCGGAAAACTATTGCTTGAAGAGTGCAAAAGTAAATTTCATTGTTTACTGGAAAAAAGAAGACACCGAACAGGAAGTAAAAATAATTTTACCAGAGCTTTATTTTGAAAGAAAAAGCAAGGAATGA